In a single window of the Thermus tengchongensis genome:
- a CDS encoding glycosyltransferase — MRPDIAVLIPVYNNQEGLERSLASIDENFPLDVVVVDDGSDPPIQLRGLPQPHRGFVLRLDANMGIEHALNYGLSWILQRGYRYVARLDAGDLCYPGRFFKQRDFLEKNQEYALVGGQVRFVDDSGVELFPEKFPTSHEEISRIMHARSCFIHPAVMLRSSALQEVGFYSEHFPAAEDYELFFRLTKRYKVANLPDVVLTYHVNPRGISLTKRRRQILSRIKVMLKYFEPRYKESWLGLMKSIILLAVPVPVVQFLKRRLARWRGWL; from the coding sequence ATGAGACCTGACATAGCTGTTTTAATCCCCGTATATAACAACCAGGAAGGTCTCGAGCGCAGCCTAGCTTCCATAGACGAGAACTTTCCCCTCGATGTCGTAGTGGTGGACGACGGGAGCGATCCCCCGATTCAGTTGAGGGGGCTTCCTCAGCCGCACCGAGGGTTTGTCTTACGGTTAGATGCAAACATGGGCATAGAACACGCGCTCAATTATGGTTTAAGTTGGATTCTACAAAGGGGTTACCGTTATGTGGCTCGCTTGGATGCAGGCGACCTTTGCTATCCGGGAAGGTTTTTCAAGCAGAGAGATTTTCTAGAAAAAAACCAAGAATACGCCCTTGTTGGGGGCCAGGTGCGATTTGTGGATGACAGCGGCGTTGAATTGTTCCCCGAAAAGTTCCCGACGAGCCACGAAGAAATTAGCCGAATTATGCATGCTAGAAGCTGCTTCATTCATCCAGCGGTGATGTTGCGGTCGTCCGCCCTTCAGGAGGTGGGTTTTTACTCCGAGCATTTTCCTGCGGCTGAGGATTATGAGCTGTTTTTCAGACTGACCAAGCGTTACAAAGTTGCTAACCTGCCCGACGTGGTGCTGACATACCACGTGAATCCAAGGGGTATTTCGCTGACCAAGCGTAGGCGGCAGATTTTGAGCCGAATAAAGGTTATGTTGAAGTACTTTGAGCCTCGCTACAAAGAAAGCTGGCTTGGCTTGATGAAAAGCATCATTCTTTTAGCCGTGCCTGTACCTGTGGTGCAGTTCTTGAAAAGGCGTTTGGCAAGGTGGCGCGGGTGGCTATAA
- a CDS encoding EpsG family protein has protein sequence MVYIAGWLLSYWGAMLWYMGLRSKLVFLPALLYVTIVIVIRYSGTDTFGIYEQLLGQLLRGEQSLFLSGWEPAFVAVSKIFLHITQSEVWSVRAIGLLFMAMLTLFYMRADKTEQKVFFLYLFPAFVYQLGMNAVRFGLAFTFILLGWQALRRGKFWAYVVLSLTATLFHYSAAVIALLLFLLEINLKRPAVVAGATVFLVGLLLLAVSRQEYLEAKLFLYADYASPSVWSGLSRSFAVTTILFGFIMPFDVRRMKVATLLLMLTLLGQGLALFSYAGLRILDILAASIPLVLLRWLDRNGLAPSKAFWLGLTLAGIASCFFLYRNFLSDYDGQLTGTLTPFLPYRTVFNYNP, from the coding sequence GTGGTGTACATTGCTGGGTGGTTGCTGAGTTATTGGGGTGCGATGCTGTGGTATATGGGCTTGCGGAGTAAGTTGGTTTTCCTGCCTGCCCTTCTTTATGTAACAATCGTAATTGTAATACGCTACAGCGGTACTGATACCTTTGGAATCTATGAGCAGTTGCTGGGGCAACTTTTAAGGGGTGAGCAATCTCTTTTCCTTAGCGGGTGGGAGCCTGCCTTTGTAGCGGTTTCGAAAATTTTCTTGCATATAACCCAATCTGAGGTCTGGTCGGTACGTGCCATTGGGTTGCTCTTTATGGCTATGTTGACTCTCTTTTACATGAGAGCCGACAAAACAGAACAAAAAGTCTTTTTCCTTTACCTTTTCCCTGCTTTTGTGTATCAGCTGGGTATGAACGCTGTTCGCTTTGGGCTTGCTTTTACCTTCATTTTATTGGGGTGGCAAGCCTTAAGGCGAGGAAAGTTTTGGGCATATGTTGTTCTTAGTTTGACAGCCACTTTGTTCCACTACTCTGCTGCTGTTATCGCCCTTTTGCTCTTTCTATTGGAAATAAACTTGAAAAGGCCGGCAGTTGTGGCTGGAGCGACGGTCTTTTTGGTTGGGCTGCTTCTTTTAGCGGTAAGTAGGCAGGAGTATTTGGAAGCAAAGCTATTTCTATATGCGGATTACGCCTCACCATCCGTGTGGTCGGGCTTGTCCCGCTCGTTTGCAGTCACTACAATCCTTTTTGGATTCATTATGCCATTTGATGTACGGAGAATGAAGGTAGCGACCTTGCTGCTTATGCTAACCCTTTTGGGGCAAGGTCTTGCTCTTTTCTCCTACGCCGGATTGCGCATCCTGGACATATTGGCTGCTAGTATCCCCCTAGTTCTTTTACGCTGGCTTGATCGTAACGGACTAGCCCCCTCTAAAGCCTTTTGGTTAGGTTTGACCCTAGCAGGTATAGCAAGTTGCTTCTTCTTGTACAGGAATTTCCTTTCCGATTACGATGGCCAGCTGACGGGTACGTTAACACCCTTCTTGCCGTATAGGACGGTTTTCAACTACAATCCCTGA